One segment of candidate division KSB1 bacterium DNA contains the following:
- a CDS encoding metal-sulfur cluster assembly factor, with amino-acid sequence MNPLTPQAVWRALAEVMDPELPISVVDMGLIYDVRVHGGVVDIDMTFTAMACPAMTMMIDDICAKINTLAHDVATRVHVVWNPPWSKARLTERGRAVLQSMGIAV; translated from the coding sequence TTGAATCCCCTTACCCCACAAGCCGTCTGGCGCGCGCTGGCGGAGGTGATGGATCCGGAACTGCCAATCAGCGTGGTGGACATGGGGCTCATTTACGACGTGCGCGTACATGGTGGTGTGGTTGATATTGACATGACTTTCACCGCCATGGCGTGTCCGGCCATGACCATGATGATCGATGACATTTGCGCCAAAATCAACACGCTGGCGCATGATGTCGCCACCCGCGTCCACGTCGTTTGGAATCCGCCGTGGAGCAAGGCGCGCCTGACCGAACGGGGCAGGGCCGTGCTTCAGAGCATGGGCATCGCGGTGTGA
- a CDS encoding phenylacetate-CoA oxygenase subunit PaaI, which yields MSTFKSAAQLSPQSRDYLRALLIALSDSKMLLGFHYGEWTFGTPALEACIAACSMSQDEFGHLRLFHACLNTQFQEDPRQLIEHRPPAQFASVPSLDHPLRQWSDFVAVNLLTDGALTVLLTALQRSAFEPVANFIDKMVEEEKHHLRNAQGWFRTLAARNPETRVALEASCRSVLAGTLEWLGPVDHHMMRTLAQEGILNITWEELQQQFCDWIGPLAQEQHIALGLEKNGRHWHPAVVPEFRNWNYRTRRSSATQPDENLLYHLRGSKNDIFKLGE from the coding sequence ATGTCCACCTTCAAATCCGCCGCGCAGCTTTCTCCCCAAAGCCGCGACTATTTGCGCGCACTGTTGATCGCGCTTTCGGACAGCAAGATGCTGCTGGGTTTTCACTACGGCGAATGGACCTTTGGCACACCGGCATTGGAGGCCTGCATCGCCGCATGCAGCATGTCACAGGATGAGTTCGGCCATCTGCGCCTGTTTCATGCCTGCCTCAACACTCAGTTCCAGGAAGATCCCAGGCAGCTCATCGAACACCGGCCGCCGGCACAGTTTGCCAGCGTGCCTTCTCTCGATCATCCCCTGCGACAGTGGTCGGATTTCGTGGCGGTCAATCTGCTGACCGATGGCGCGCTCACCGTGTTGTTGACCGCGCTGCAGCGCTCCGCCTTCGAGCCGGTGGCCAACTTCATCGACAAGATGGTGGAGGAGGAAAAGCATCATCTGCGCAATGCCCAGGGTTGGTTTCGCACGCTGGCCGCGCGCAATCCCGAAACGCGGGTGGCGCTCGAAGCATCCTGCCGCAGCGTGCTGGCGGGAACACTCGAATGGCTTGGCCCTGTCGATCACCACATGATGCGGACGCTGGCGCAGGAGGGTATCCTCAATATCACCTGGGAGGAACTGCAGCAGCAGTTTTGCGATTGGATCGGCCCGCTGGCGCAGGAACAGCACATTGCCCTTGGTTTGGAAAAAAATGGCCGGCACTGGCACCCGGCAGTTGTCCCCGAATTCCGCAACTGGAACTACCGGACGCGGCGCAGCAGTGCGACGCAGCCGGATGAAAATCTCCTCTATCATCTCAGAGGCAGCAAGAACGATATTTTCAAACTGGGTGAATGA
- a CDS encoding CHAT domain-containing protein encodes MNRDTLSFFNRVAQCLRRAPRVALPLAAGMVIWLSHASHHATASPLPLQRETIAATLSKTPFDLYQLELQQRLLAHGARGHVDSIRQIVELHPYHAGVIFHHFLERSLFLHFNQQPDSARLLESVARLLAQDLAQVQSDSFFIKRFQRLTVLQQSQPRALQGWVAAQAVFMRGIRLDSTNVPFNLQCLDYAYRRFLHLADYKQVADNLWWLCIYFFRVLHDDGRALGIAQQWCALSRDMGYRDGELQASLLLAEIYENRRNTDSASVCFNLAAERAQQLGNPYALARLLDIRLLRAIERNEFPEAIALLRRLLQFSRAIKFRALEGIAHASAARVYHMLADYDQALAHLDSSIVHVQQLNHRVDLPPLLLHQADIFLELGERQRALVLADSALGMYLAQDRIPDAARTHGLIGLIHLGMRDFVRARAAQERGLNMLVKGQAREVEMELWNNLGEIALQQERAGEAKQVFTRAIELWQVAGSDRELSRARVGLARAALALREYGQARRLFEEELARSEATHERDLAWKCHLGLARVYEALRATGAAEQHYSQAITALENIRDTVGRVDFNMSYFSTVQEVFDAAILFALVVAKNPGLALAFMEKARARNIVDLLRRQQVRVSLAAATRRDSALVILQPNPAALQLLLDEATAVVAYRVMRRHLIIVVLDRTRYDLVCQPLEQTTLRQAVQRFRSVLGVDDLKAFHRRWRRETQALWQETRQAGATLYRQLVAPVAGRLAHARTIYFIPDDVLHYLPFAAFSDGQDGRFLIEKHAIATAPSLTALQLILQRTQPFVWQPPDSLLAIALRSRTIPLAAQEVDTIAGLFANARSLVHERWTRPALLARLHGFQGIVHLAMHAEVDDSQPLQSYLLLDERHRQLLVTRREAGGESVQIMRRDHPARSWDDDTLHVLRAADVLSLDAAGLKLVVLSACNTALGRQISGEGMMGLAQAFLCAGTQRLLTTLWQVDDQSTYELMPRFYRPLAQGVAPAAALQAAQIETIRRLEKGGGYALPYFWAAFVLTGRAD; translated from the coding sequence GTGAATCGCGATACACTTTCTTTCTTCAACAGGGTTGCGCAGTGCTTGCGCCGCGCGCCGCGGGTGGCGTTGCCGCTGGCGGCCGGGATGGTGATTTGGCTGTCACATGCCTCCCATCATGCCACCGCTTCACCACTCCCGTTGCAGCGCGAGACCATTGCCGCCACACTCAGTAAAACCCCCTTCGACCTTTATCAGTTGGAATTGCAGCAGCGGCTGTTGGCCCACGGCGCACGGGGCCATGTCGATTCCATCCGGCAGATTGTAGAGTTGCATCCTTATCATGCCGGAGTCATCTTTCACCATTTTCTCGAACGCAGCCTGTTTCTCCATTTCAATCAGCAACCGGACAGCGCGCGCCTGTTGGAAAGCGTAGCCCGTCTGCTGGCGCAGGATTTGGCGCAGGTGCAAAGCGACAGCTTTTTTATCAAGCGCTTCCAGCGGCTGACAGTTTTGCAACAGTCACAACCGCGCGCTCTGCAAGGCTGGGTGGCGGCACAAGCGGTATTCATGCGCGGCATCCGTCTGGACTCCACCAACGTCCCGTTCAATCTGCAGTGCCTGGATTATGCATACCGCCGTTTTCTGCACCTGGCTGATTACAAGCAGGTGGCAGACAACTTGTGGTGGCTTTGTATCTATTTTTTTCGGGTGCTGCATGATGACGGCCGGGCTCTGGGAATTGCACAACAATGGTGTGCGCTGAGCCGGGACATGGGCTATCGCGACGGCGAGCTGCAGGCCAGCCTGTTGCTGGCGGAAATTTATGAAAACCGCCGGAACACAGATTCCGCCAGTGTTTGTTTCAATCTTGCCGCCGAGCGTGCCCAACAGCTCGGCAATCCTTACGCGCTGGCGCGGCTGCTGGACATTCGCCTGCTGCGGGCCATCGAGCGCAACGAGTTTCCCGAGGCCATCGCGTTGTTGCGCCGCCTGCTGCAGTTCTCGCGCGCGATCAAATTCCGGGCGCTGGAGGGAATTGCCCATGCCTCGGCCGCCCGTGTCTATCACATGCTTGCGGATTATGATCAGGCGCTGGCGCATCTCGATTCCAGTATTGTGCACGTGCAACAGTTGAATCACCGCGTCGATCTGCCACCCCTGTTGCTGCATCAGGCCGACATTTTTCTGGAACTGGGTGAAAGGCAGCGTGCGCTCGTGCTGGCCGATTCCGCGCTGGGCATGTATCTGGCACAGGATCGCATCCCTGACGCGGCCAGAACGCATGGTTTGATTGGTTTGATTCATCTCGGGATGCGCGATTTCGTGCGTGCCCGCGCCGCTCAAGAGCGCGGATTGAACATGCTGGTGAAAGGCCAGGCTCGTGAGGTCGAGATGGAGTTGTGGAACAACCTCGGTGAAATTGCCCTGCAGCAGGAGAGGGCCGGCGAGGCGAAGCAGGTGTTTACCAGGGCCATTGAGCTGTGGCAGGTCGCGGGCAGCGATCGTGAATTGTCCCGCGCACGGGTGGGCCTGGCCCGGGCGGCTCTTGCCTTGCGGGAATACGGTCAGGCCAGGCGGCTTTTTGAAGAGGAACTCGCACGCAGTGAAGCCACCCACGAGCGCGATCTGGCCTGGAAATGCCATCTCGGGCTGGCACGGGTATATGAAGCGTTGCGGGCAACCGGCGCGGCAGAACAGCATTACAGTCAGGCCATCACAGCGCTCGAAAACATCCGTGACACGGTGGGCCGCGTGGATTTCAACATGAGTTATTTCAGCACCGTGCAGGAAGTTTTCGATGCCGCCATTTTATTTGCGCTGGTGGTGGCCAAAAATCCCGGTTTGGCGCTGGCGTTCATGGAAAAAGCGCGTGCCCGCAATATCGTCGATTTGCTCCGCCGGCAGCAAGTCCGGGTCAGCCTGGCTGCTGCGACCCGGCGCGACTCCGCACTCGTCATTCTGCAGCCCAATCCCGCGGCATTACAGCTCTTGCTCGATGAGGCAACGGCGGTGGTCGCCTATCGCGTCATGCGCCGCCATTTGATCATTGTGGTCCTGGACCGCACCCGTTACGATCTCGTCTGTCAGCCGCTGGAGCAAACGACGTTGCGCCAGGCCGTGCAACGATTCCGTTCTGTTCTGGGAGTGGACGATCTGAAGGCGTTTCACCGGCGTTGGCGGCGGGAAACCCAGGCGCTCTGGCAGGAAACCCGGCAGGCGGGTGCGACTTTGTACCGCCAGCTCGTTGCACCCGTTGCCGGCCGCCTCGCGCACGCGCGCACCATCTATTTTATCCCGGATGACGTGCTGCACTATCTGCCCTTTGCCGCATTCTCAGACGGGCAGGACGGGAGGTTTCTGATTGAGAAGCATGCCATCGCCACCGCGCCGAGTTTAACCGCCCTGCAACTCATTTTGCAGCGGACGCAGCCCTTTGTCTGGCAGCCGCCGGATTCGCTGCTCGCCATCGCGCTGCGCTCCCGCACCATTCCCCTCGCTGCACAGGAAGTCGACACGATTGCAGGCTTGTTTGCGAATGCCCGGTCCCTTGTCCACGAGCGCTGGACACGGCCGGCGTTGCTGGCGCGGCTGCATGGCTTTCAGGGCATCGTGCATCTGGCCATGCACGCCGAGGTGGACGACAGCCAGCCGCTGCAATCGTACCTGCTTCTGGATGAACGCCACCGCCAGCTTCTCGTGACACGCCGCGAGGCCGGCGGGGAAAGCGTGCAGATAATGCGCCGCGATCACCCTGCCCGCAGTTGGGATGATGACACTCTCCATGTCCTGCGTGCTGCCGATGTGCTGAGCCTCGATGCTGCCGGTCTGAAGTTGGTGGTGCTTTCCGCCTGCAACACCGCCTTGGGACGGCAAATCAGCGGTGAGGGTATGATGGGATTGGCCCAGGCCTTTCTGTGCGCCGGCACGCAACGGCTGCTCACCACACTCTGGCAGGTTGATGATCAAAGCACTTATGAACTGATGCCGCGTTTCTACCGTCCGCTGGCGCAGGGCGTGGCGCCGGCGGCAGCGCTGCAGGCAGCCCAGATCGAAACCATTCGCAGGCTGGAAAAGGGGGGTGGCTATGCTCTTCCGTACTTTTGGGCCGCATTCGTACTCACCGGACGCGCGGATTGA
- a CDS encoding cysteine desulfurase, protein MNRIYLDYSATTPLAPEVLAEMQPYLTTHFGNASSIHSFGREARVAVDQAREKLAASLAAQPQEIIFTSGGTESNNTAILGIVHTCATPQHIITSRIEHPSVLMVFRELERRGWQITYLEPEADGRITTEMVRRALRPETVLLSIMHANNEIGTINPIEEIAELAAARRLVFHSDAVQTFGKLPLDLRSTPVTLLSISGHKIYGPKGVGALFVRQGVKLAPLLQGGKQERERRAGTENVAAIVGFAKAAELILSGRQQEQQRLQALAQAFWQRLQMIYPKAVRNSPEQNRLPGILNISFPGMDSLAMVMSLDLQGIAVSNGSACSSGSVEPSHVLRALKLSPERVNSAIRFSLGRMTTEAELDRTLEALQQILQRRRGERSHPRQEARQPAGSDSTVP, encoded by the coding sequence ATGAATCGCATCTATCTCGACTACAGCGCCACCACTCCCCTTGCTCCCGAAGTCCTGGCAGAAATGCAGCCTTATCTGACCACCCATTTCGGCAACGCTTCGAGCATACACAGCTTTGGCCGGGAGGCCAGGGTGGCGGTTGATCAGGCGCGGGAAAAGCTTGCCGCGAGCCTGGCCGCCCAACCCCAGGAAATCATTTTCACCAGCGGTGGTACAGAGTCCAACAACACCGCGATTCTGGGAATCGTGCACACCTGCGCGACCCCGCAACACATCATCACCAGCCGCATTGAACACCCCAGCGTATTGATGGTTTTCCGCGAGCTGGAACGGCGAGGCTGGCAAATCACTTACCTAGAGCCCGAGGCCGACGGCCGCATTACCACGGAAATGGTGCGCCGCGCACTGCGTCCCGAGACGGTGTTGCTCTCGATCATGCACGCGAACAACGAGATCGGAACGATCAACCCGATTGAGGAGATCGCCGAGCTGGCAGCCGCGCGCCGGCTGGTCTTTCATAGCGATGCTGTGCAAACCTTTGGCAAACTGCCGCTTGATCTCCGCAGCACACCGGTGACGCTGTTGAGCATCTCGGGCCACAAGATCTATGGTCCGAAAGGTGTCGGCGCACTGTTCGTCCGGCAGGGGGTAAAGCTGGCGCCGCTGCTCCAGGGCGGCAAGCAGGAGCGTGAGCGCCGCGCCGGAACCGAGAATGTTGCCGCCATTGTTGGCTTCGCCAAGGCCGCCGAGCTGATCCTGTCCGGGCGCCAACAGGAGCAGCAAAGGCTGCAGGCACTGGCACAGGCTTTTTGGCAGAGACTGCAAATGATCTATCCCAAAGCAGTGCGCAACAGCCCGGAGCAAAACCGGCTGCCCGGCATCTTGAACATATCATTCCCGGGCATGGACAGCCTGGCGATGGTCATGAGTCTGGATTTGCAGGGGATCGCGGTGAGCAATGGCTCGGCCTGCAGCTCCGGCAGCGTGGAACCCAGCCACGTGTTGCGTGCGTTGAAACTGAGTCCGGAGCGCGTCAATTCCGCGATTCGCTTCAGCCTGGGGCGAATGACGACGGAAGCGGAACTTGACCGTACGCTGGAGGCGTTGCAACAGATTCTACAACGGCGCCGGGGCGAGCGGTCACACCCGCGGCAGGAGGCGAGGCAGCCTGCCGGCAGTGATTCGACGGTGCCCTGA
- a CDS encoding phenylacetate-CoA oxygenase subunit PaaI, giving the protein MLPAEKDAELRQKIANGFIVETEDDMTPGYKAALEVILTVQGDTELLSAPAYYFASKDAPTINSRLAVYAIIQDELGHANIAYRLLEDLGVSKQWLMYGRQPHEFKHPYGFDQPLENWAEMVVANGFFDRAGITLLADVHKNCSYGPWQRALTKVDREEVLHLRHGESWMKRLAKAGGEARQALQRAVDWMFPMTLEWFGLPDHLKKHNDQLEYRLKGLTNDQLRQVWMSATVPLCESIGIKVPAHFDAARQEYVIDYEFPVEYDPTAKRWLFDQPISWQQVFQRWKKRGPMNQTYVAMIQGNKHGTFGGLQWN; this is encoded by the coding sequence ATGCTGCCCGCAGAGAAAGATGCTGAGCTGCGCCAAAAGATCGCCAATGGCTTTATCGTTGAGACGGAAGATGACATGACGCCCGGTTATAAAGCTGCGCTCGAAGTCATCCTGACCGTACAGGGAGACACCGAGTTGCTCAGCGCCCCCGCCTATTACTTTGCCTCCAAGGACGCTCCGACCATCAACAGTCGCCTCGCAGTATATGCCATCATTCAGGATGAATTGGGACATGCCAACATCGCCTATCGTCTGCTCGAAGATCTGGGCGTTTCCAAGCAATGGCTGATGTACGGCCGCCAGCCGCATGAGTTCAAGCATCCCTATGGCTTTGATCAGCCTCTGGAAAACTGGGCGGAAATGGTGGTCGCCAACGGCTTTTTCGATCGTGCCGGCATCACCCTGCTCGCGGACGTGCACAAGAACTGCAGTTACGGCCCCTGGCAGCGGGCACTCACCAAGGTTGATCGCGAAGAGGTACTGCATCTGCGCCATGGCGAAAGCTGGATGAAGCGCCTGGCGAAGGCCGGTGGGGAGGCCCGGCAGGCCCTGCAGCGCGCCGTCGACTGGATGTTTCCCATGACCCTGGAGTGGTTCGGTTTGCCCGACCATCTCAAAAAACACAACGATCAGCTCGAATACCGGCTGAAAGGGCTGACCAACGATCAGCTTCGCCAGGTGTGGATGAGTGCCACCGTGCCGCTTTGCGAGAGCATTGGCATTAAAGTCCCGGCGCATTTTGATGCCGCCCGCCAGGAATATGTGATTGATTATGAATTCCCGGTCGAGTATGATCCCACCGCCAAACGCTGGCTGTTCGATCAACCCATCTCCTGGCAGCAAGTCTTTCAACGCTGGAAAAAACGCGGCCCCATGAACCAGACCTATGTTGCGATGATCCAGGGCAACAAACACGGCACTTTTGGCGGGCTGCAATGGAATTGA
- a CDS encoding phenylacetic acid degradation b — MAAEQIYEVFARKNHEEALMHVGSVNAPNDELARVHAWTTYDEESWVEMCVVRRTQIIPVLNPENRPIWGN, encoded by the coding sequence ATGGCAGCTGAACAGATTTACGAAGTGTTTGCCCGTAAGAATCACGAGGAAGCGTTGATGCATGTGGGCAGCGTCAATGCACCCAATGACGAGCTGGCCCGGGTCCATGCCTGGACCACCTACGATGAAGAAAGCTGGGTTGAGATGTGCGTGGTGCGCCGCACGCAAATCATCCCGGTGTTGAATCCCGAAAACAGGCCGATCTGGGGAAATTGA
- a CDS encoding alpha/beta hydrolase-fold protein, whose protein sequence is MKLSFASARRRSPSPAGRLVVHRNFESKILGNQRDLIVWLPPGYEQQRPRRYPVLYAHDGQNLFDPATAYLGVDWQMGATAEALILQRRVRPFLLVGIYNTPARQEEYTPIRGRAYAEFLLREVMPFISREYRIASGRRATGLLGSSLGGLISFYLTWWHPEVFGMAACLSASWMWQGARVFKDLAAMTTPRPRPKIYLDHGSEGAEGDNAVIFHRMRDTLVAKGFALGKDLEYFYGVGDRHDEASWARRAWRPLVFFFGTAGRDS, encoded by the coding sequence ATGAAACTGAGCTTTGCCTCTGCACGCAGGCGATCCCCCTCCCCGGCCGGCCGGCTGGTGGTGCATCGTAATTTTGAATCGAAAATCCTGGGCAATCAGCGCGATTTGATCGTGTGGTTGCCGCCCGGCTACGAACAGCAACGCCCGAGACGCTACCCGGTGCTCTATGCGCATGACGGACAAAATCTCTTCGATCCTGCCACCGCCTACCTGGGTGTGGATTGGCAGATGGGCGCGACGGCGGAAGCACTGATCCTGCAGCGGCGGGTGCGCCCCTTTCTCCTGGTTGGCATTTACAACACGCCAGCACGCCAGGAGGAATACACGCCCATTCGCGGCCGCGCTTATGCCGAGTTTCTCCTGCGGGAAGTAATGCCATTCATCAGCCGGGAATACCGCATCGCCTCCGGTCGCCGCGCCACCGGCTTGTTGGGCTCCTCGCTCGGCGGGTTGATTTCGTTTTATCTGACTTGGTGGCATCCGGAGGTGTTCGGCATGGCGGCCTGTCTTTCGGCCTCCTGGATGTGGCAGGGCGCGCGGGTGTTCAAGGATTTGGCCGCCATGACCACGCCGCGACCGCGGCCGAAAATCTATCTCGACCACGGCAGCGAAGGCGCGGAGGGTGACAACGCTGTGATCTTTCACCGGATGCGTGACACCCTGGTGGCAAAAGGTTTTGCGCTTGGCAAAGATTTGGAGTATTTTTACGGCGTCGGCGACCGCCACGATGAGGCCTCCTGGGCACGGCGCGCATGGCGGCCGCTGGTTTTCTTCTTCGGCACAGCCGGCCGAGATTCGTGA
- the mnmA gene encoding tRNA 2-thiouridine(34) synthase MnmA, whose amino-acid sequence MQNTSNDLLARAGIAPGNGTTVVVAMSGGVDSSVAAALLHEHGYRVIGITLNLWDYHTSGGNVNFESGCCSIDTMADARAVCHRLGVPHYVLDLKEVFQRSVQQNFIAEYFAGRTPNPCVRCNTHIKWGALLQQAEAIGADLLATGHYARLTQNPGSRRWELRRAVDLNKDQSYALWGVRQQALSRTLFPLGELIKPEVRSLAHSLGLKTAHKKESQEICFIPDNDYRRFLRENAAAAGWQVGTGMFFDAAGNALGTHQGVPFYTIGQRKGLGLALGRPVFVTHIDAQTNAITVSDGQDLLQEEFTVTAVNWVSEVCPPDGRTVVCKIRYRDPGAPALLLDATERSVRVRFVSPQRAITPGQSAVFYDGDVVIGGGVIEAVVPIKHATQQFHTQANQS is encoded by the coding sequence ATGCAAAATACATCCAACGATCTTCTTGCGCGGGCCGGCATCGCGCCCGGCAACGGCACCACTGTCGTGGTTGCGATGAGCGGCGGTGTCGACAGCTCGGTGGCGGCGGCGCTGCTGCACGAGCACGGCTATCGCGTGATCGGCATCACGCTGAATCTGTGGGACTATCATACCAGTGGCGGCAACGTGAATTTCGAAAGCGGCTGCTGCTCAATCGACACGATGGCCGACGCGCGGGCAGTATGCCACCGGCTGGGCGTGCCGCATTATGTACTGGATCTGAAGGAAGTGTTTCAGCGCAGTGTTCAGCAAAATTTCATCGCGGAGTACTTTGCCGGCCGGACGCCCAATCCCTGCGTGCGCTGCAACACCCATATCAAGTGGGGCGCGCTGCTGCAGCAGGCCGAAGCCATCGGCGCCGACTTGCTCGCCACCGGCCACTATGCCCGCCTCACGCAAAACCCCGGCTCCCGCAGATGGGAACTGCGGCGCGCGGTGGATCTCAACAAGGATCAAAGTTACGCACTCTGGGGTGTGCGCCAGCAGGCGCTCAGCCGCACCCTGTTTCCGCTCGGCGAGCTCATCAAGCCGGAGGTCAGAAGCCTCGCGCACAGCCTGGGTTTGAAAACCGCACACAAGAAGGAGAGCCAGGAGATTTGTTTCATTCCGGACAACGATTACCGCCGGTTTCTGCGCGAAAATGCAGCGGCAGCGGGCTGGCAGGTGGGCACCGGCATGTTCTTCGATGCCGCCGGGAATGCCCTCGGCACCCACCAGGGCGTGCCATTCTACACCATTGGCCAGCGCAAGGGCTTGGGCCTGGCCCTGGGCCGGCCGGTGTTCGTGACCCACATCGATGCACAAACGAATGCCATCACCGTCAGTGACGGGCAGGATTTGCTGCAGGAGGAATTTACCGTCACTGCCGTGAACTGGGTTTCCGAGGTTTGCCCACCCGATGGCCGCACAGTCGTGTGCAAGATCCGCTATCGTGATCCCGGCGCGCCGGCACTGCTCTTGGACGCAACCGAGCGTTCCGTGCGGGTCCGCTTTGTCTCGCCGCAGCGTGCGATCACGCCCGGGCAATCCGCCGTGTTTTATGACGGTGATGTGGTGATTGGCGGCGGCGTGATCGAGGCTGTCGTCCCCATAAAGCATGCCACGCAACAGTTCCACACCCAGGCAAACCAATCTTGA